One genomic segment of Garra rufa chromosome 13, GarRuf1.0, whole genome shotgun sequence includes these proteins:
- the cyp2ad6 gene encoding cytochrome P450 2AD6 isoform X2, with product MSHLKNFGEGRKTLEEHIQQECYFLCGAFKEEQGGPFNPLVKINNAVANVIGSLVFGHRYKYDNVDFQKRLQMSAESVFLTGSVWNQLYDAYPGIMKWLPGPHQTIISNYQKLANFLEEKVEQHRQDWDSNNPRDYIDAYLAETEKRKNDTEAGFTIDSLVWCTVDLFEGGTETTTNTLRWALLYMIKYPDIQEKVRAEIDQVIGSRPPTMSDRANMHYTNAFFHEVLRKANLVPLNMARTARKDTTLGGYFIPKGTVMITNLTSVLYDKHEWETPDTFNPGHFLDSEGKFCRRNAFFAFSAGKRQCPGEHLAHMELFIFLTILLQTFSFSPLPGEEPSLESHVGFTQAPLPYKLCAHPR from the exons ATGAGTCACCTGAAGAACTTTGGAGAAGGGCGGAAGACTCTAGAAGAACATATACAACAAGAGTGCTACTTCCTCTGTGGAGCCTTTAAAGAAGAGCAGG GCGGCCCATTCAACCCTCTGGTGAAAATCAACAACGCAGTGGCTAATGTAATTGGTAGCCTGGTGTTCGGCCATCGATATAAGTATGATAATGTTGATTTCCAGAAGCGTCTACAAATGAGCGCAGAGTCAGTGTTTCTTACCGGATCTGTGTGGAACCAG ctGTATGATGCCTACCCAGGTATAATGAAATGGTTGCCAGGACCTCATCAGACAATAATCTCAAACTACCAAAAGTTAGCAAACTTCCTAGAAGAAAAGGTTGAGCAACACAGACAAGACTGGGACAGCAACAACCCTAGAGATTATATTGATGCCTACCTGGCAGAAACAGAGAAG AGGAAGAATGACACCGAGGCAGGGTTTACAATTGACAGTCTGGTGTGGTGCACGGTAGACTTGTTCGAGGGCGGAACTGAAACAACGACCAACACACTCCGATGGGCTCTGCTTTACATGATTAAGTACCCTGATATTCAAG AGAAGGTCCGAGCAGAGATTGACCAGGTGATTGGCTCCCGTCCGCCTACTATGTCCGATAGGGCAAACATGCATTACACCAACGCTTTCTTCCATGAGGTTCTCCGAAAAGCAAACCTTGTGCCTCTGAATATGGCTAGAACTGCGAGAAAGGACACCACTCTGGGAGGCTATTTTATACCGAAG GGGACTGTGATGATCACTAATCTGACATCAGTGCTGTATGACAAACATGAATGGGAAACACCAGACACCTTTAACCCCGGACACTTTCTAGACTCTGAGGGCAAGTTCTGCAGGAGAAATGCCTTCTTTGCCTTCTCAGCAG GTAAAAGGCAGTGTCCAGGAGAGCACCTGGCTCATATGGAGCTGTTCATCTTCCTCACCATCCTCCTGCAAACCTTCAGTTTTAGCCCTCTTCCTGGTGAGGAGCCCAGTCTGGAGAGCCATGTGGGCTTCACACAAGCCCCTCTGCCATACAAGCTCTGCGCTCACCCGAGATAA
- the cyp2ad6 gene encoding cytochrome P450 2AD6 isoform X1, whose amino-acid sequence MILYSLYEWLDFKSCLFLICLLLLLIDLIRHKNPANFPPGPWPLPILGNVFTDVNFKTVDQLIEKYGNIFSVRNGSDKIVHVSGFKMVKDVLITQGETFTDRPVSPLFDTLYKGRGLSFNNGYSWRKQQQFSMSHLKNFGEGRKTLEEHIQQECYFLCGAFKEEQGGPFNPLVKINNAVANVIGSLVFGHRYKYDNVDFQKRLQMSAESVFLTGSVWNQLYDAYPGIMKWLPGPHQTIISNYQKLANFLEEKVEQHRQDWDSNNPRDYIDAYLAETEKRKNDTEAGFTIDSLVWCTVDLFEGGTETTTNTLRWALLYMIKYPDIQEKVRAEIDQVIGSRPPTMSDRANMHYTNAFFHEVLRKANLVPLNMARTARKDTTLGGYFIPKGTVMITNLTSVLYDKHEWETPDTFNPGHFLDSEGKFCRRNAFFAFSAGKRQCPGEHLAHMELFIFLTILLQTFSFSPLPGEEPSLESHVGFTQAPLPYKLCAHPR is encoded by the exons ATGATTTTATATTCCTTGTATGAGTGGCTGGATtttaaaagctgcttgtttttgatttgtttacTGCTGCTGCTTATTGATTTGATCAGACATAAAAATCCAGCAAATTTTCCACCAGGACCCTGGCCGCTACCCATCCTAGGAAATGTCTTCACTGATGTTAACTTTAAAACTGTGGACCAG ctgATTGAGAAGTATGGTAACATCTTCAGTGTCAGAAATGGAAGTGATAAAATAGTGCATGTGTCTGGGTTTAAAATGGTGAAAGATGTTTTGATCACTCAAGGGGAAACTTTCACTGACCGCCCTGTTTCACCTTTATTTGACACACTTTATAAAGGCAGAG GGTTGTCATTTAACAACGGCTATTCATGGAGGAAACAACAGCAGTTTTCCATGAGTCACCTGAAGAACTTTGGAGAAGGGCGGAAGACTCTAGAAGAACATATACAACAAGAGTGCTACTTCCTCTGTGGAGCCTTTAAAGAAGAGCAGG GCGGCCCATTCAACCCTCTGGTGAAAATCAACAACGCAGTGGCTAATGTAATTGGTAGCCTGGTGTTCGGCCATCGATATAAGTATGATAATGTTGATTTCCAGAAGCGTCTACAAATGAGCGCAGAGTCAGTGTTTCTTACCGGATCTGTGTGGAACCAG ctGTATGATGCCTACCCAGGTATAATGAAATGGTTGCCAGGACCTCATCAGACAATAATCTCAAACTACCAAAAGTTAGCAAACTTCCTAGAAGAAAAGGTTGAGCAACACAGACAAGACTGGGACAGCAACAACCCTAGAGATTATATTGATGCCTACCTGGCAGAAACAGAGAAG AGGAAGAATGACACCGAGGCAGGGTTTACAATTGACAGTCTGGTGTGGTGCACGGTAGACTTGTTCGAGGGCGGAACTGAAACAACGACCAACACACTCCGATGGGCTCTGCTTTACATGATTAAGTACCCTGATATTCAAG AGAAGGTCCGAGCAGAGATTGACCAGGTGATTGGCTCCCGTCCGCCTACTATGTCCGATAGGGCAAACATGCATTACACCAACGCTTTCTTCCATGAGGTTCTCCGAAAAGCAAACCTTGTGCCTCTGAATATGGCTAGAACTGCGAGAAAGGACACCACTCTGGGAGGCTATTTTATACCGAAG GGGACTGTGATGATCACTAATCTGACATCAGTGCTGTATGACAAACATGAATGGGAAACACCAGACACCTTTAACCCCGGACACTTTCTAGACTCTGAGGGCAAGTTCTGCAGGAGAAATGCCTTCTTTGCCTTCTCAGCAG GTAAAAGGCAGTGTCCAGGAGAGCACCTGGCTCATATGGAGCTGTTCATCTTCCTCACCATCCTCCTGCAAACCTTCAGTTTTAGCCCTCTTCCTGGTGAGGAGCCCAGTCTGGAGAGCCATGTGGGCTTCACACAAGCCCCTCTGCCATACAAGCTCTGCGCTCACCCGAGATAA